The proteins below are encoded in one region of Festucalex cinctus isolate MCC-2025b chromosome 2, RoL_Fcin_1.0, whole genome shotgun sequence:
- the fam43b gene encoding protein FAM43B, which produces MLPWRRNKFVLVEDEHKMKGKSLGTGLTYHSILSSLLRSCPDLLPDCPFDWVGNIFHSKRQKVELNREEPVYNVRYLGSVVTITAKGDGCTQDAVAKIWAKSGYGEQSVKMSLTVGPQGIRMSAGKKSPVHLYSLSRITYCTADPCRPKILAWIYRHQIKNMAVVLRCHAVSVSKPEKAQAVAQSLYRHATSAFSEFKRLKRQSDFRHCQRQLLGDEAVPLMPLRRLLNGQCHYRSAADTPGSATRLRSITEEEEEDDDSDDSDGEKARGPEKEPERKQKVFTTNTDPTQLLSQLDLGDIARLEQCQINFVSESNNNTFTFITSLV; this is translated from the coding sequence ATGCTGCCCTGGAGGAGGAATAAGTTTGTTCTGGTGGAGGACGAGCATAAAATGAAAGGCAAGAGTCTGGGGACCGGACTGACCTACCACTCCAtcctttcttctctgctgcgcTCCTGTCCTGACCTGCTGCCCGACTGCCCCTTCGACTGGGTGGGAAACATCTTCCACAGCAAGCGACAGAAGGTGGAACTCAACAGAGAGGAGCCGGTTTACAACGTGCGCTACCTGGGAAGCGTGGTCACCATCACGGCGAAGGGGGACGGTTGCACCCAGGACGCGGTGGCCAAGATCTGGGCGAAGAGCGGCTACGGGGAGCAGAGCGTCAAGATGAGCTTGACCGTGGGACCGCAAGGCATCCGCATGAGCGCCGGCAAAAAAAGTCCCGTCCATCTTTACTCCCTGAGCCGGATCACCTACTGTACGGCGGACCCGTGTCGGCCCAAGATCCTGGCGTGGATCTACAGGCACCAGATTAAGAACATGGCCGTCGTCCTGCGTTGCCACGCCGTGTCGGTGAGCAAGCCGGAGAAGGCCCAAGCCGTGGCGCAGAGCCTCTACCGGCACGCCACCTCGGCCTTCAGCGAGTTCAAGCGCCTCAAGCGGCAGAGCGACTTCCGGCACTGCCAGCGGCAGCTGCTGGGGGACGAGGCGGTGCCCCTGATGCCGCTGAGGAGGCTGCTGAACGGGCAGTGCCACTACAGGTCGGCCGCCGACACCCCCGGGAGCGCCACTCGGCTCCGCTCCAtcacggaggaggaggaggaggacgacgacaGCGACGACAGTGACGGCGAGAAGGCGCGAGGACCCGAGAAGGAGCCCGAGAGGAAGCAGAAGGTTTTCACGACAAACACGGACCCAACTCAGTTGCTGTCCCAGTTGGATCTCGGGGATATCGCTCGACTGGAGCAGTGCCAAATCAACTTTGTCAGTGAGAGCAATAACAACACGTTTACGTTCATAACCTCGCTGGTGTAA
- the mul1 gene encoding mitochondrial ubiquitin ligase activator of NFKB 1, whose protein sequence is MDWNPSAIQVGLLATSSALTAVFFNVYRNRAATVAKLKEAKKVSIDQDLKMILSETPGRCFPYAVIEGVVRSVKETLNSQFLDNCKGVIERLTLKEEKMVWNRTTQLWNNTRKVIHQRTNTVPFALGPHDDAAAAAAAVRIMRPLDAEELNLETTYENFHPAVQSLSSAIGNFISGERPKGVHETEEMLRVGDSVTAVGELVLDNDVVKLQPPKQGVPYFLTRMDYDALVRKQERGVRLWRILTALFGLAACSAFVYLLWRQYAGRRQKKRVGRMLRELEERERENKEARDAEEEGGAPAGRCAVCLHRERSCVFLECGHVCACTGCYEALPEPKKCPICRANIDRIVLIYNI, encoded by the exons ATGGACTGGAATCCGTCAGCTATCCAGGTCGGCCTCCTGGCCACCAGCTCGGCCCTCACTGCCGTCTTCTTCAATGTGTACAGGAACAGAGCAGCGACGGTGGCCAAATTGAAG GAAGCCAAGAAAGTTTCTATTGACCAGGATTTGAAAATGATTCTCTCTGAAACACCTGGAAGATGTTTCCCTTATGCTGTCATTGAGG GAGTCGTGAGGTCTGTGAAGGAAACTCTAAACAGCCAGTTTCTGGACAACTGCAAAGGTGTCATTGAGCGACTGACTTTGAAGGAGGAGAAAATGGTGTGGAACCGCACGACTCAACTGTG GAACAACACTCGGAAAGTCATCCACCAGCGCACCAACACCGTTCCGTTTGCGCTGGGCCCCCACGatgacgccgccgccgccgccgccgccgtgcgCATCATGCGCCCGCTGGACGCCGAGGAGCTGAACCTGGAGACCACGTACGAGAACTTCCACCCGGCGGTCCAGTCCCTGTCCAGCGCCATCGGCAACTTCATCAGCGGCGAGCGACCCAAAGGCGTCCACGAGACGGAGGAGATGCTGCGCGTGGGCGACAGCGTGACGGCCGTGGGCGAGCTGGTGCTGGACAACGACGTGGTCAAGCTGCAGCCGCCCAAGCAGGGCGTCCCCTATTTCCTCACCCGGATGGACTACGACGCTCTCGTCAGGAAGCAGGAGCGAGGCGTCCGGCTGTGGAGGATCCTGACGGCGCTCTTCGGCCTGGCCGCCTGCTCCGCCTTCGTCTACCTGCTGTGGCGGCAGTACGCCGGCCGCAGGCAGAAGAAGCGCGTCGGCCGCATGCTGCGGGAGCTGGAGGAGCGAGAGAGGGAAAATAAGGAGGCGCGGGATGCGGAGGAGGAGGGCGGCGCGCCGGCCGGCAGGTGCGCCGTCTGCTTGCACCGGGAGCGCTCGTGCGTCTTCCTGGAGTGCGGCCACGTGTGCGCGTGCACCGGATGCTACGAGGCTCTGCCGGAGCCCAAGAAATGTCCCATCTGCAGGGCAAATATCGACAGGATCGTGCTCATATACAACATCTAA
- the LOC144013339 gene encoding uncharacterized protein LOC144013339: protein MAARKNNNTSVQNARCSLHNWRATRWRHVTIACACAARAVLLLSTSCTHSCRLLTRAERLAWTAVTSFASNAPESKMDSTNGTDKNTPAHFQAQCPPPPSPRPGTHIVNTGNGRSVGTAISLQCPSKHRLVGGELKCVMDGASSPRWVGEPSCKPLSLYKDGGFRVAVLASIVSMGIIFIMSLAFITCCILDSVHKNTRKNQRRDSFKRHLEDGMSHYSIEGSSDVQLGEHFSARDADVPENLSGNSPPGWFTYGLGHTKTITPPRPSGFHENQHPIPQKSDLGRPHYVAVSSCCKCSSSGLVWIPSQETDSVWQPPDQKRSLSQMNSK, encoded by the exons GCTGCACGCAAGAACAACAACACGTCAGTGCAGAACGCGCGATGCTCCCTCCACAACTGGCGCGCCACCCGGTGGCGTCACGTGACAATTGCTTGCGCCTGCGCAGCTCGCGCTGTGCTGCTGCTCTCCACAAGTTGCACGCACTCGTGCAGGTTGCTTACACGGGCGGAGAGACTCGCTTGGACCGCAGTCACGTCCTTCGCTTCGAACGCACCTGAGTCCAAAATGGATTCGACGAATGGAACTGACAAAAACACGCCGG cgcatttcCAGGCTCAGTGCCCGCCTCCCCCCTCACCTCGCCCGGGTACCCACATCGTCAACACGGGCAACGGCCGCAGCGTGGGCACCGCCATTTCCCTGCAGTGCCCAAGCAAACACCGGCTGGTGGGCGGCGAGCTCAAGTGTGTCATGGatggtgccagcagcccccgctgGGTGGGGGAACCTTCCTGCAAAC CGTTATCTCTCTACAAAGATGGCGGCTTCCGCGTGGCTGTCCTTGCATCCATTGTCAGCATGGGCATAATATTCATCATGTCCTTGGCATTTATCACCTGCTGTATTTTGGACAGTGTCCACAAAAACACGAGAAAAAATCAGCGCAG GGATTCATTCAAAAGGCATTTGGAGGACGGCATGTCCCACTACAGCATTGAAGGCAGCAGCGATGTCCAACTGGGAGAACATTTCTCAGCACGGGACGCTGACGTCCCAGAGAACCTCAGTGGCAACAG TCCTCCTGGATGGTTCACGTATGGTCTCGGCCACACAAAGACCATCACGCCTCCACGTCCGTCTGGATTCCACGAGAACCAACATCCAATCCCACAAAAATCTGACTTGGGTCGGCCTCATTACGTCGCCGTTTCGTCATGTTGCAAGTGTTCAAGTTCAGGTCTGGTTTGGATCCCCAGCCAAGAAACTGATTCGGTTTGGCAGCCTCCCGATCAGAAGCGAAGTTTGTCGCAAATGAATTCCAAGTGA